The Mycobacterium avium subsp. avium genomic sequence AGATCCATGTCCGAGATGTCCTGCGCCCCACCGAGACACTCGGTGACGTTGTCGCCGGTGATCTCCACGTGGATGCCGCCCGGATGGGTGCCCAGCGCGCGGTGCACCTCGAAGAAGCCCTGCACCTCGTCGACGATGCGGTCGAAGTGCCGGGTCTTGTAGCCGTTGGACGACTCGTGGGTGTTGCCGTGCATCGGGTCGCACTGCCAGATCACCTGGTGGCCGGTGGCCTGTACCTTCTCCACGATCGGGGGCAGCAGATCGCGCACCTTGCTGTTACCCATCCTGCTCACCAGGGTCAGCCGGCCGGGCTTGTTGTGCGGGTCGAGCCGCTCGACGTACTCGACGGCCAGCTCCGGGGTGATCGTCGGGCCGATCTTGACGCCGATCGGGTTGGCGATCACCTCGGCGAACGCGATGTGCGCGCCGTCGAGCTGGCGGGTGCGCTCGCCGATCCACACGGTGTGCGCCGACAGGTCGTAGAGCTGCGGCTCGCCGGCATCGCTGTCCGACAGCCGCAGCATGGCGCGCTCGTAGTCGAGCACCAGGGCCTCATGGCTGGCGTAGATCTCGGCGGTCTGCAGGTTGCGGTCGGCCACCCCGCAGGCGCTCATGAAGCGCAGCCCGCGATCGATCTCGGTGGCCAGCGCCTCGTACCGGGCGCCGGCCGGCGAAGTCCGGACGAATTCGCGGTTCCAGTCGTGCACCAGGTGCAGCGAAGCCAGTCCCGAGGACGTCAGCGCCCGAACCAGATTCATCGCCGCGCTGGCGTTGGCGTAGGCGCGCACCAGTCGCGACGGATCATGTTCGCGCACAGCGGCATTCGGCGCGAAGCCGTTGATCATGTCGCCGCGGTAGGACTTCAGCCCCAGCGCGTCGATGTCGGCCGACCGCGGCTTGGCGTACTGCCCCGCGATGCGGGCCACCTTGACCACCGGCATGCTGGCGCCGTAGGTGAGCACGACGGCCATCTGCAACAGGGTGCGGATGTTGCCGCGGATGTGCGGTTCGGTGTTCTCGGTGAACGTCTCCGCGCAGTCCCCACCCTGCAGCAGGAACGCCTCACCCCTAGCCACCTGGGCCAGCTGCTCCTGCAGCCGGACGATCTCCGAGGGCACCGTCACCGGCGGCACGCTCTCCAGCACCGTGCGCATCGCGGTGGCCTGGTCGGTGGGCCAGCTGGGCTGCTGGGCGGCCGGTTTGGCCAGCGCGGCGTCCAACCGCGCCCGCAGATCGCCCGGCAGCGGCGGCAGCGGCGGCAGCTGGTCGATCGGGATGTCGACGGTCCAGTTCATCGGTCCATGGTAACCGGGTCGCGAAGTCCCCTGGTCAGGGTTGAACTGCGGGAACGCGCGGGCGCCTCAGCCGGGCGCCTCAGTCGGCGTCTCAGCCGGCCCCGGTGATGATCCGGAACCGGCGCAGCTGATCGCGGGCGTCGACCAGCGCGTCGTGGGCATCCGGTGAGCGCGGCGGCATCCGCGGGCAGCCCCGGTCCTCCCACAGCTGGCGCAGTTCCCGGGTGAACCGCGGGATGGCGCGCGGCAAATCCGGCATCGGGCCCCACAGCTGACACAGGGCCACGTGGTCGTAGGCCGCCACCCAGGCCCACAGTTCGATCGGCTCGCTCTGCGCGGCGCGGACCCCGAAGAACTCCTCCAGGTCGTCGCGGATCTGCCTGCGGGAGCGCCACAATTGCGACGCCGGGGGCGGCAGCTTGGGCAGCACGTTGGCGCGCACCCAGGGCCCGGCGCGCTCGGGATCGAATTCGGTGGACACCGCGTAGTACTCGCGGCCGTCCTCGGCGACCACCCCGATCGAGATCAGCTCGATGGTGCGGCCGTCCTCGATGAATTCGGTGTCGTAGAAATACCGCACCCGGGAAGCCTACGGCCGGCTTACCTGCCGATCAGGATGGGACCGGTGGGCGCCGGTGCCGGATGGACCTCGTGGTCGAGCGTGGCATCGACGGTGCGCTCGTCGGGAAATCGGGGCGTGCCGGCGATGGCGCACTGCAGATACAGCTTGGCCCGCACCACCGGGCGGCGCAGCGTCCTTTCCCGCTGCAGCGCGCGGCGCATCTTCTCCGGCTGGGTGGAATACCGCCAGCGGGCCCACGGCGCGTGCGGACGCGACAGCCGGACCGCGCCGATGACCAGCAGCACGACGAGGAACATGCCGAGCAGGCCGGTCCACATCTTGCCCTTGAGCACCACCACCACGGCCAGCGGCAACGTCAACACCATGGCGCCGCCCACCAGCGCGCGCAGCATCATCGAATCGGCGCCGTGCCACATCGGCAGGAAGAACATTAGCGGGTGCAGGCCCATGATCAGCAGTCCGCCCACCGCCACCGCGGCGAACACCGCGTCCACCGAGGTGCGGCCGTCCTCCGACCAGTAGACGTCGGACAGGTGCAGGATCAACGCGTACTCGTCGAGCACCAGGGCGGCACCGATCCCGAAAAACGTTGCGGCAACGGTGAATTCGGGCTCATGCCCGTTGATGGACAGCGTCACCAGCGTCAGGCCGGACAGCAGCGTCAGGACCACCCCGAACGTCACGTGGTGGATGTGCACCCCCCCGACGTGGACGTTGCGCGGGTGCCACCACCGGGCCGGCCGGCCGGTCTCGGCGCGGTGCCGGATGAACCGCACGAACGAGCGGGTGACGAAGAACGTCAGGATGAAGGCGACCAGGCAGCACAGCAGGGGCAGGTGTCCCCGGTCGTAGACGTCATGTGCGAACCACCGGGTGACCTCGGACACGAACGAGTGGAGCACCCTTGAAACGTACGCCAGCGCGGGTCCGGGGCGTGGGAGCCGCGCTGCAGCAGGGGTGGCGGCCTGCGCACCCATTACGCTGTTGTGCGACATGAGTACGCGGCAAGCGCCCGGGGCCGGCTTCCCAGGCAAACGACCGGGGTGGGCGCTGTGGTGGGGGTTGGCGTGGCTGACGGCCGCCGCCGCCCTCGGGTACGCGGCGTGGCAGTTGTTCGGGCACACCCCCTATCGCATCGACATCGACGTGTATCAGATGGGCGCCCGGGCCTGGATGGACGGCCGCCCGCTGTACCGCGGAGACGTGCTGTTCCACACACCGATCGTGGATCTGCCGTTCACCTATCCGCCGCTGGCCGCCATCGTGTTCTGCCCGTTCGCCTGGATGCACATGCCGACGGCCAGTGTGGCGATCACCGCCCTGACGTTGGTGTTGCTGGTCGTCTCGACCGTGATCGTGCTGGCCCGCCTCGACGTGTGGAGCACCTCGGCGCTGCTGCCCGGCCCGGCCTGGCTGCGCCGGTGGTGGCTGGCCGTGGTGGTCGCGGCGGCCGCCACGATCTGGCTGGAGCCGATCAGTTCGAACTTCGCCTTCGGCCAGATCAACGTGGTGCTGATGACGCTGGTGATCGCCGACTGCCTGCCGCGGCGCACGCCGTGGCCGCGCGGCTTGCTGCTGGGGCTGGGCATGGCGCTGAAACTGACGCCCGCGGTGTTTCTGCTCTATTTCCTGCTGCGCCGCGACCATCGCGCGGTGCTCACCGCGCTGGCCTCGTTCGCGGGGGCGACGCTGCTCGGTTTCGTCCTGGCCTACACCGACTCGTGGGAGTACTGGACGCACACCGTGCACCACACCGACCGGATCGGTTCCGCGTCGCTGAACACCGACCAGAACATCGCCGGCGCGCTGGCCCGCCTGGGGCTGGCGCAGCAGCCGCGGTCGCTGCTGTGGGTGGCGGCGTCGCTGCTGGTGCTGGCGGTGACGGTGTGGGCGATGCGGCGGGTGCTGCGCGCCGACGAGCCGACGCTGGCGCTGGTGTGCGTCGCACTGTTCGGGTTGGTGGTCTCGCCGGTGTCGTGGTCGCACCACTGGGTGTGGGTGTTGCCGACGGTGCTGGTCACCGGCGTCCTGGGCTGGCGGCGGCGCAACGCGGCGCTGCTGGTGCTGAGCGTCGTCGGGGTGGCCCTG encodes the following:
- a CDS encoding glycosyltransferase 87 family protein — encoded protein: MSTRQAPGAGFPGKRPGWALWWGLAWLTAAAALGYAAWQLFGHTPYRIDIDVYQMGARAWMDGRPLYRGDVLFHTPIVDLPFTYPPLAAIVFCPFAWMHMPTASVAITALTLVLLVVSTVIVLARLDVWSTSALLPGPAWLRRWWLAVVVAAAATIWLEPISSNFAFGQINVVLMTLVIADCLPRRTPWPRGLLLGLGMALKLTPAVFLLYFLLRRDHRAVLTALASFAGATLLGFVLAYTDSWEYWTHTVHHTDRIGSASLNTDQNIAGALARLGLAQQPRSLLWVAASLLVLAVTVWAMRRVLRADEPTLALVCVALFGLVVSPVSWSHHWVWVLPTVLVTGVLGWRRRNAALLVLSVVGVALMRWTPIDLLPKHHEASAVWWRQLAGMSYVWWALAVIVAAGVTVTARAASRDAAPQQLTPVTAIG
- a CDS encoding polyadenylate-specific 3'-exoribonuclease AS is translated as MRYFYDTEFIEDGRTIELISIGVVAEDGREYYAVSTEFDPERAGPWVRANVLPKLPPPASQLWRSRRQIRDDLEEFFGVRAAQSEPIELWAWVAAYDHVALCQLWGPMPDLPRAIPRFTRELRQLWEDRGCPRMPPRSPDAHDALVDARDQLRRFRIITGAG
- a CDS encoding class II 3-deoxy-7-phosphoheptulonate synthase; its protein translation is MNWTVDIPIDQLPPLPPLPGDLRARLDAALAKPAAQQPSWPTDQATAMRTVLESVPPVTVPSEIVRLQEQLAQVARGEAFLLQGGDCAETFTENTEPHIRGNIRTLLQMAVVLTYGASMPVVKVARIAGQYAKPRSADIDALGLKSYRGDMINGFAPNAAVREHDPSRLVRAYANASAAMNLVRALTSSGLASLHLVHDWNREFVRTSPAGARYEALATEIDRGLRFMSACGVADRNLQTAEIYASHEALVLDYERAMLRLSDSDAGEPQLYDLSAHTVWIGERTRQLDGAHIAFAEVIANPIGVKIGPTITPELAVEYVERLDPHNKPGRLTLVSRMGNSKVRDLLPPIVEKVQATGHQVIWQCDPMHGNTHESSNGYKTRHFDRIVDEVQGFFEVHRALGTHPGGIHVEITGDNVTECLGGAQDISDMDLVGRYETACDPRLNTQQSLELAFLVAEMLRD